The nucleotide window CTAGGAACCTATCTCCGGCGCATCGAGATCGACGAGCAGAAATTCACGTGGTTCGTCATCGGGCTACTGTTCATCATCTCGCTCAACATCTTCCGGAACACGATCCCGGCGCTGTTCCTCTAGGGCGTGACGTAGACGTAGCTCGCCGCTTCGAGTCGGGCGACTTCGCCCACACCCGACGAGACGAGTTCGACGCCGTCGAGCAGGTCGTCCTCCGTGGTGTCGATGCCCGTGAGCGTGTTCGAGCACTGTTTGAACGTGACGTCACGTTTCTGAAGCACCTCGATCGCTTCGCGCTGTGGCGAGTCCTCCGTGAGCAAAGCGATGCCGCCACCGTTGGAGACGAGCGCCACCTCATCGGTTGCGATGGTTTCGTCGTCGAGCAGGTTCTCGATGTTGCCCGTGACGCGTGCGTGGAGGTCGGGGTCGTCCTCGGTGTGGTGGAATACGACGTTCACGATGACGGGATGAGCGCCGACGGTTCAAACGGACCGGTTCGCCCGCCGTTTGCCGCTATCCCTACCATCATACAGCGAATCGTTCGATACCCATCATGCGCTTCGAACTCACCGACGCCCAACGCGACCTCCGGAACGAACTCCGCGAGTATGCACGGAGCGGGATCGCGCCGCGTGCCGCCGAACTTGACCGAAACGAGGAGTACCCGAGCGAAATCCTCGCCGACCTCGGCGACCGACGCTTTACCGGTCTCACCCTGCCCGAGGAGTACGGCGGGCGCGGTGCGGGTCTCGTCGAACTCGTGATCGCCATCGAGGAACTCTCGGCGGCGATGATGCCCGTCGCGAGCGCGCTCGCGCTGCATCTCGGCGTGGCGACGGTCGTCGAGCGCTTCGGCTCCGAACGGCTCAAAGCGGAGTATTTGCCCGCGATGGCGCGCTTCGAGACCGTCGGCGCGCTCGGTCTCAGCGAGGACCATGCTGGAAGCGACAAACTGGCGATGAAGACACGGGCCGAGCGTGCCGGCGGGAACGGGGACGACGACTGGATCCTCAATGGTCACAAGCGCTGGGTGACGAACTTCTTCGACGCCGATACGGTGCTTACCTACGCGAAGACCGGCC belongs to Halococcus qingdaonensis and includes:
- a CDS encoding DsrE family protein yields the protein MNVVFHHTEDDPDLHARVTGNIENLLDDETIATDEVALVSNGGGIALLTEDSPQREAIEVLQKRDVTFKQCSNTLTGIDTTEDDLLDGVELVSSGVGEVARLEAASYVYVTP